Proteins encoded together in one Thalassotalea crassostreae window:
- a CDS encoding histidine phosphatase family protein yields the protein MTNIFLMRHGKVDGPPALYGRTDVSVVKEHDQQLLTQLLTIQHQFSYVLSSPLKRCKELATEFSKASNKPLAVIDSLAEINFGDYDGVAFDSIPEHWPTLEQFWQNPSKNQLPNSESLELFVERLRSSWQSLLQRYQGEDLLIICHGGVIRMLLSLVLDLDWQNPKLFSALTVNNGSITKLSKHEHADYCQVTTIGAPIESTISSTAASTRVALKEVSDD from the coding sequence ATGACTAATATTTTCCTAATGCGACATGGCAAAGTTGACGGCCCCCCTGCACTATACGGCAGAACTGACGTATCGGTAGTAAAAGAACATGACCAACAGCTTTTAACGCAGTTACTCACTATTCAACATCAATTTAGCTACGTGCTCAGTTCGCCGTTAAAACGCTGCAAAGAATTGGCCACAGAGTTTTCAAAGGCTAGTAACAAACCATTAGCGGTTATTGACTCACTCGCCGAAATTAATTTTGGTGACTACGATGGTGTTGCCTTTGATTCAATCCCTGAGCATTGGCCAACTCTCGAACAGTTTTGGCAAAATCCGAGCAAAAACCAATTGCCTAATAGTGAAAGTCTAGAACTGTTTGTTGAGCGATTGCGCTCATCATGGCAAAGCCTATTGCAAAGATATCAAGGTGAGGATTTACTGATCATTTGTCATGGTGGCGTGATACGTATGCTATTAAGTTTGGTATTAGACTTAGATTGGCAAAATCCTAAACTGTTTAGCGCGCTAACGGTTAATAATGGCAGCATCACTAAGCTAAGCAAACATGAACACGCCGATTACTGCCAGGTAACAACCATTGGCGCACCTATAGAGTCAACAATTTCGTCAACTGCAGCGTCAACAAGAGTAGCGCTTAAGGAGGTGAGTGATGACTAA
- the cobO gene encoding cob(I)yrinic acid a,c-diamide adenosyltransferase, with protein MTNDNSKLTKEKKHQARQQKLKEKVDQRIANATKEKGLLLVITGNGKGKSTSGFGTVARAVGHGLKASVVQFIKGTWECGERNLLELHDVDFHVMGTGFTWETQNKEEDTKAAQSAWSDAKVLLSDDSIDVVLLDEITYMVTYGYIDLEDVVECLNKRPAHQHVIITGRACHRQLIELADTVSEVQSIKHAFDNGIKAQAGIDW; from the coding sequence ATGACTAACGACAACAGCAAATTAACTAAAGAGAAAAAACACCAAGCCCGTCAACAAAAGTTGAAGGAAAAGGTTGATCAACGAATCGCAAATGCGACCAAAGAGAAAGGCCTATTACTGGTTATCACCGGTAATGGTAAAGGAAAGTCAACCTCAGGTTTTGGCACTGTAGCTCGCGCTGTAGGTCATGGTTTGAAAGCCAGTGTTGTACAGTTTATTAAGGGCACTTGGGAATGCGGCGAGCGTAATTTGTTAGAGCTACATGACGTTGATTTTCATGTTATGGGCACAGGTTTTACTTGGGAAACTCAAAATAAAGAAGAAGATACAAAAGCGGCGCAAAGCGCTTGGTCAGATGCCAAAGTATTATTATCTGATGACAGTATTGATGTTGTTTTATTGGATGAAATTACTTACATGGTGACTTATGGCTACATTGATTTGGAAGACGTTGTAGAGTGTTTAAACAAGCGCCCTGCTCATCAACACGTGATCATCACAGGCAGAGCATGTCATCGCCAGTTAATCGAATTAGCCGATACCGTTTCGGAAGTACAATCTATAAAACATGCATTTGATAATGGCATAAAAGCGCAAGCTGGAATTGATTGGTAA
- a CDS encoding cobyric acid synthase — MTNAYQTTSSCQTLMVQGTTSDAGKSTLVAAICRVLSRKNVKVAPFKPQNMALNSAVTSDGGEIGRAQAVQAHAANIEPEVDFNPILLKPNSDTGAQVIVHGKALTSMEAQSYHDYKKVAMQAVLQSHQRLQQRFDYIVVEGAGSPAEINLREGDIANMGFAEEVDCPVILIADIDRGGVFAHLVGTLDLLSESEQKRVIGFVINRFRGDIKLLESGLDWLEQRTNKPVLGVLPYLHGLSIASEDSVDTQQVESSKAAKLKVVVPVYPRMSNHTDFDALRWHNEIDVEFFYPTDDNNHQPLPNCDLIILPGSKNVQADLAFLKSKGWHHCIKKHLRYGGKVFGICGGLQMLGETIADPFHVESDINESQGLGLLPLSTTIANAKTLTKVEATLVLNNKQANAQGYEIHAGQTSIKNQTLDRIFVNDLGLGYQSNDQQILATYLHGIFDNHDALSLIMQWAGVTINKAPSFVEQQNTAIDKLADSVEQHLDIAHIQSLTMNWHSQSNSK, encoded by the coding sequence ATGACTAATGCTTACCAAACGACTAGCTCTTGCCAAACGCTGATGGTACAAGGAACAACGTCAGATGCTGGGAAAAGCACGTTAGTTGCTGCTATTTGTCGCGTTTTGTCACGAAAAAACGTTAAGGTGGCACCATTTAAACCGCAAAACATGGCACTAAATAGCGCGGTAACCAGTGACGGTGGCGAAATTGGTAGAGCACAAGCTGTGCAAGCTCACGCGGCAAATATTGAGCCCGAAGTAGATTTCAATCCAATTTTGCTCAAACCAAATTCTGATACAGGTGCGCAAGTAATAGTCCACGGCAAAGCGTTAACCTCTATGGAAGCACAAAGCTATCACGATTATAAAAAGGTAGCGATGCAGGCTGTTTTACAATCTCATCAACGCTTACAACAACGTTTTGACTATATTGTCGTTGAAGGCGCTGGTAGCCCCGCAGAAATCAACCTACGCGAAGGAGATATTGCCAATATGGGCTTTGCCGAAGAAGTCGATTGCCCTGTGATATTAATCGCCGACATTGATAGAGGCGGCGTTTTTGCCCACCTTGTTGGTACTTTAGATTTACTCAGTGAAAGCGAACAAAAACGGGTTATTGGCTTTGTTATCAATCGTTTTCGTGGTGACATTAAGCTTCTGGAATCTGGGTTAGATTGGCTCGAGCAAAGAACGAACAAGCCTGTTTTGGGTGTTCTCCCTTATTTACATGGACTGTCTATTGCATCGGAAGATAGCGTTGATACTCAACAAGTCGAGAGCTCGAAAGCGGCAAAATTAAAGGTTGTGGTTCCTGTCTACCCGCGGATGAGCAATCACACCGACTTTGACGCCCTGCGTTGGCATAATGAAATTGATGTCGAGTTTTTCTACCCGACAGATGATAACAATCATCAACCACTGCCTAATTGTGATTTAATCATTCTACCAGGCAGCAAAAACGTGCAAGCTGATTTGGCATTTTTAAAATCGAAGGGATGGCACCATTGTATTAAAAAGCATTTACGTTACGGTGGTAAGGTGTTCGGCATTTGTGGTGGATTGCAAATGTTAGGCGAAACCATTGCCGACCCATTTCATGTCGAGAGTGACATTAACGAAAGCCAAGGATTAGGCTTACTGCCACTTTCAACCACGATAGCAAATGCAAAAACGTTAACCAAAGTCGAAGCAACGCTTGTACTTAATAATAAACAAGCGAATGCCCAAGGTTATGAAATTCATGCAGGACAAACATCCATTAAAAATCAGACGCTTGACCGTATTTTTGTCAATGACTTAGGGCTTGGTTATCAAAGCAACGATCAACAAATTCTCGCGACTTATTTGCATGGCATTTTTGATAACCATGACGCGTTATCATTAATCATGCAATGGGCTGGAGTAACAATTAACAAAGCGCCAAGCTTTGTAGAACAACAAAACACAGCGATAGATAAATTGGCTGATTCAGTAGAACAGCATCTCGATATCGCGCATATACAATCTTTAACGATGAATTGGCATAGCCAGTCAAATAGTAAGTGA
- a CDS encoding TonB-dependent receptor domain-containing protein: MKTTIIATTLISLGFSATFSQVAFATTEAENAVEVKSRNVDDRVLVTANRSQQDKFLALSANTVITSDDIKAMQVSNVSEVLDTVAGINVVTQGGTGQTSSIFMRGTNSNHTLVLIDGVRTSSASTGATNLTAISPSQIERIEIVKGPRASLWGSDALGGVIQIFTKQLQSGEGSITLGAGSHNLKEAAVALGIGDNEHNLTLSVAADRADGFDVYQPAQPDDDGYDRSSVSLNGLTTVNDAVSLNLVARFEEGNGEYDNAWGSDEGDHENYLAKVSTIYQGDKFFTELSLATSQDETESFGNGAMASLFKTEREQISLINQYSFTERSSIALGGDFYNEEVSGTTTYSETERNVSAVFIQGRQQVNKFLFEGAVRYDDIEHVDTATTYNTSIGYQLSSDWLISVAHGTGFKAPTFSNLYSSYGNPDLKPEEIENTEFLVRHKLNSAFFTGSIEISAYDSEIENLIIWVNESYSYEGVGLAKVKGAELTADVSHNDFSHQLNFAYIDTEDTATGKDLLRRPELSASYALSYSWQEFSFNSLVSYRDESIDFGDVQLDSYVLVDLGLSYQASGNLSFMTKVNNVFNEQYETANNYITDGVNYKASVTYKF; encoded by the coding sequence ATGAAAACAACAATCATAGCAACAACCCTAATCTCATTAGGATTTTCAGCAACGTTCAGCCAAGTAGCATTTGCTACAACTGAAGCAGAAAATGCAGTAGAAGTAAAAAGTAGAAATGTTGATGACAGGGTTTTAGTCACAGCAAACCGTAGCCAACAAGACAAATTTTTAGCGCTATCGGCAAATACGGTAATCACTAGTGACGACATTAAAGCAATGCAAGTGTCTAACGTGAGTGAAGTTTTAGATACTGTGGCGGGTATTAATGTAGTTACTCAAGGTGGCACAGGACAAACAAGTTCTATATTTATGCGTGGCACAAACTCGAATCACACCTTAGTGCTAATAGATGGCGTAAGAACAAGCTCAGCATCAACTGGAGCCACTAATTTAACAGCAATTTCACCAAGCCAAATTGAACGTATTGAAATAGTTAAAGGTCCACGAGCATCACTTTGGGGTAGCGATGCCCTTGGCGGCGTTATCCAAATATTCACCAAGCAATTACAGTCAGGTGAAGGCAGCATTACACTCGGAGCTGGTAGCCATAACCTAAAAGAGGCAGCTGTAGCACTAGGCATAGGCGATAATGAACATAATTTAACTTTGAGTGTGGCTGCCGATCGAGCCGATGGCTTTGATGTATATCAACCAGCTCAACCCGATGATGACGGTTATGATCGTTCAAGTGTAAGCCTTAACGGATTAACAACTGTTAATGATGCAGTTTCACTAAACTTAGTTGCTCGCTTTGAGGAAGGTAATGGTGAGTACGATAATGCATGGGGCAGTGATGAAGGGGACCATGAAAATTATTTAGCTAAAGTAAGTACTATTTATCAAGGAGATAAATTTTTTACGGAACTATCCCTTGCGACAAGTCAAGATGAAACTGAAAGCTTTGGTAATGGTGCTATGGCGAGCCTCTTTAAAACTGAACGCGAGCAAATAAGCTTGATCAACCAGTACAGTTTTACTGAGCGAAGCTCTATAGCGTTAGGTGGCGACTTTTACAATGAAGAAGTATCAGGTACCACAACTTATAGCGAGACAGAGCGTAACGTTTCTGCTGTATTTATTCAGGGGCGTCAGCAAGTAAATAAATTCTTATTTGAGGGCGCTGTTCGTTATGACGATATTGAACATGTGGATACGGCAACTACCTATAATACATCGATAGGCTATCAACTGTCTTCTGATTGGTTAATTAGTGTTGCTCATGGTACTGGCTTTAAAGCACCAACCTTTAGTAACCTTTATTCTTCATATGGTAACCCTGACTTAAAACCAGAAGAAATAGAAAATACAGAATTTTTAGTGCGCCATAAATTAAATTCAGCATTTTTCACAGGTAGCATTGAGATTAGTGCTTATGATTCAGAAATTGAAAATTTAATTATCTGGGTTAATGAGTCATATAGCTATGAAGGTGTAGGACTCGCTAAAGTTAAAGGTGCAGAATTGACAGCTGATGTAAGTCACAATGACTTTTCACATCAATTAAACTTCGCTTATATTGACACTGAAGATACTGCAACAGGAAAAGACTTACTGCGCAGACCTGAACTAAGCGCAAGTTATGCATTAAGTTATTCTTGGCAAGAATTTTCGTTTAATAGCTTAGTTTCTTACCGAGATGAAAGTATTGATTTCGGCGATGTACAATTAGATAGTTACGTATTAGTTGATTTAGGTTTAAGCTACCAGGCATCAGGTAATTTAAGTTTTATGACTAAAGTAAATAATGTTTTTAATGAGCAATATGAAACTGCCAACAACTACATAACCGATGGTGTAAATTATAAAGCATCTGTTACCTATAAATTTTAG
- the ltaE gene encoding low-specificity L-threonine aldolase, producing MLINMIDFRSDTVTKPSSEMLDAMLATPLGDDVYKDDPSVNAFEQKMATLSGFEAALIMPSGTQSNLCALLAHCGRGEEYIVGQDYHTYIYEAGGAAVLGSVVPQPIRVKKNGELSIDDIRSVIKPYDQHFAKSKLISLENTHNGKAIELDYFKRVRSLANENGLIVHLDGARIFNAITELNIELKQICQYVDSISICFSKGLGAPIGSVLCGDREFIERAKQIRKMAGGGMRQAGLLAGAMDYALEHNVKRLQNDHDNALLLATKLSNIEQFTVEHQTNMVHIDVDSSINQELLAKLLAAEGIKVSPGGRLRLVTHLDIAKADVIYASETIKDIIEMMLEAQK from the coding sequence GTGCTCATTAATATGATTGATTTCCGTTCAGACACAGTAACTAAACCAAGCTCCGAAATGCTCGATGCAATGTTAGCAACGCCCCTTGGTGACGATGTTTATAAAGACGATCCTAGCGTCAATGCATTCGAGCAAAAAATGGCAACATTGAGTGGTTTTGAAGCCGCTCTGATTATGCCCTCTGGCACGCAATCAAACCTATGTGCCCTCCTTGCCCACTGTGGTCGCGGAGAGGAATATATTGTTGGTCAAGATTATCATACTTATATATATGAAGCTGGCGGCGCCGCGGTATTGGGCTCAGTGGTACCGCAACCAATCAGAGTAAAGAAAAATGGTGAATTAAGCATAGATGACATTCGTTCGGTAATTAAGCCATACGATCAACATTTTGCAAAATCTAAATTGATCAGTTTAGAAAATACCCACAACGGCAAAGCTATCGAATTAGATTACTTTAAACGTGTGCGCTCACTGGCTAATGAAAACGGTTTAATCGTCCACCTTGATGGCGCTCGTATATTTAACGCAATTACCGAATTGAACATCGAGCTTAAACAAATTTGCCAATACGTAGATTCTATCTCAATTTGTTTTTCAAAAGGCTTAGGCGCCCCTATCGGCTCTGTACTTTGTGGCGATCGCGAATTTATCGAGCGTGCTAAACAGATCAGAAAAATGGCTGGCGGTGGCATGCGTCAAGCAGGACTGTTGGCAGGTGCAATGGATTATGCCCTAGAGCATAATGTAAAGCGCCTTCAAAACGACCATGACAATGCGTTATTGCTTGCGACTAAACTAAGCAACATTGAGCAATTTACCGTAGAACACCAAACCAACATGGTTCATATTGATGTCGATAGCAGTATTAACCAAGAGTTATTGGCGAAACTATTAGCCGCTGAAGGAATTAAAGTTTCGCCAGGCGGACGTTTGCGTTTAGTCACCCATTTAGATATTGCAAAAGCTGACGTTATCTATGCCAGTGAAACAATAAAAGACATTATCGAAATGATGTTAGAAGCGCAAAAATAG
- the astB gene encoding N-succinylarginine dihydrolase, producing MKSFEVNFDGLVGPTHNYAGLSEGNVASKSNANEASSPKSAALQGLAKMKALHDMGMNQGVFAPQERPDIFSLRRLGFSGTDANVLEQAYKHSPSVLSACCSASSMWTANAATVSPSADTNDGKVHFTPANLTNKFHRSLEPTTTGSLLKAVFNDDNHFNHHLHLNDNDHFGDEGAANHTRLCNEYGEKGVEIFTFGKYAFNVAMPAPKIYPARQTIEASQAVARLHGLSDDKVVYVQQNPDVIDQGVFHNDVIAVGNQNVLFYHEQAFLQTDRFINELSGKFGSEELHCIKVDSKDVSVQDAVSTYLFNTQIITLNDGTMAIIAPMHCHDNPRVKAYLDKLVTLNTPIKQVKYFDVNESMKNGGGPACLRLRVAMNEQELAAVNPNCLMNDELYGKLTGWVDKHYREQINFDDLRDPQLLIESRESLDQLTQILNIGSVYRFQKD from the coding sequence AGGTCCTACTCATAACTATGCAGGACTTAGTGAAGGTAATGTTGCATCCAAATCGAATGCTAACGAAGCATCTAGTCCTAAATCTGCAGCATTACAAGGTCTTGCCAAAATGAAAGCACTTCATGATATGGGCATGAACCAAGGTGTTTTCGCACCGCAAGAGCGTCCTGACATTTTCTCTTTACGCCGTTTAGGTTTTTCCGGTACTGATGCAAATGTATTAGAACAAGCATATAAACACTCACCAAGTGTTTTATCGGCATGTTGCAGTGCTTCAAGTATGTGGACAGCGAATGCTGCCACCGTTTCGCCATCAGCGGATACCAATGATGGCAAAGTACATTTTACCCCAGCAAACTTAACGAACAAGTTTCACCGTTCATTAGAGCCAACAACGACAGGTAGCTTGTTAAAAGCGGTATTTAACGATGACAATCACTTTAATCACCATTTACATTTAAATGACAACGATCACTTTGGTGATGAAGGCGCGGCAAATCACACACGTTTATGTAACGAGTATGGTGAAAAGGGCGTCGAGATTTTTACCTTTGGTAAATACGCATTTAATGTTGCTATGCCTGCACCGAAAATATATCCTGCACGTCAAACAATAGAAGCTAGCCAAGCAGTAGCTCGTTTACACGGTTTAAGTGATGACAAAGTGGTTTATGTTCAGCAAAACCCTGATGTTATCGACCAAGGTGTTTTCCATAATGATGTAATTGCTGTTGGTAACCAAAACGTATTGTTCTACCATGAGCAAGCATTCTTACAAACTGATCGCTTTATTAATGAGTTAAGTGGCAAGTTTGGCTCTGAAGAATTACATTGCATCAAAGTCGATAGTAAAGATGTTAGTGTCCAGGATGCGGTTTCTACTTACTTATTTAATACACAAATCATCACACTAAATGATGGCACAATGGCAATTATTGCGCCTATGCATTGTCATGATAACCCAAGAGTGAAGGCTTACTTAGATAAGCTAGTTACGTTAAATACACCAATCAAACAAGTGAAGTACTTTGATGTAAATGAAAGTATGAAAAACGGTGGTGGTCCTGCGTGTTTGCGTTTACGCGTGGCGATGAATGAGCAAGAACTTGCTGCAGTTAATCCAAATTGTTTAATGAACGATGAGCTTTACGGCAAGCTTACTGGTTGGGTAGATAAGCATTACCGTGAGCAGATAAACTTTGATGATTTACGTGATCCTCAGTTATTAATTGAATCTCGTGAATCGCTTGATCAGTTAACGCAAATTCTGAATATTGGTTCGGTGTACCGCTTCCAAAAAGACTAA
- a CDS encoding cobalamin-binding protein: MNKNTKIMLLISALVISAWTVKITFFASSDVVDALIENIDGEVVANDKTNEFSQQKIITLAPHVVEMLFDIGVGDRIIGTTEHSDYPAQALEIPLLGNYARLKIEDILALQPDLIIAWRTGNPSDDLERLEQLGLKVVYSDPRYLSDVSKELRLFGKLTGANELAEQKASQFESRLNALRERYQDKSNINVFYELWSKPLTTIAQQAWPQQHLEVCGANNIFVDLVNDYPQINIEQIIINDPQLIIQPMSNAEPNPDAIDWQKFKQVKAAKYQQQLKPNSDILHRMSFRLLDELEQLCIDIDKSRDFYHNLSSATQN, translated from the coding sequence ATGAATAAAAATACGAAAATAATGTTGTTGATATCCGCCCTCGTGATTTCAGCCTGGACAGTAAAAATAACATTTTTTGCTTCCTCAGATGTTGTTGATGCTCTGATAGAAAACATTGACGGTGAAGTTGTCGCCAACGATAAAACAAATGAATTTAGTCAGCAAAAAATCATAACTTTAGCGCCCCATGTCGTTGAAATGTTATTTGATATTGGTGTTGGTGATCGGATCATTGGTACCACAGAGCATTCAGACTACCCGGCACAGGCGTTAGAAATTCCACTACTTGGTAATTATGCTCGCCTGAAAATTGAAGATATTCTTGCGCTTCAGCCTGATCTTATTATCGCTTGGCGCACGGGTAACCCTAGCGACGATCTCGAACGATTAGAGCAACTCGGTTTAAAGGTCGTCTATTCTGATCCAAGATACCTCAGTGATGTCAGCAAAGAACTACGTTTATTTGGTAAATTGACCGGTGCCAATGAACTTGCTGAGCAAAAAGCAAGTCAGTTTGAAAGCCGTTTAAATGCATTGCGCGAGCGCTATCAAGACAAAAGCAATATCAATGTGTTTTATGAATTATGGTCAAAACCATTAACCACCATTGCCCAGCAAGCTTGGCCGCAGCAGCACCTAGAAGTTTGTGGAGCAAACAACATATTTGTTGATTTGGTTAATGACTATCCGCAAATCAATATTGAACAAATTATCATTAACGATCCACAATTAATTATTCAGCCAATGTCTAATGCAGAGCCTAATCCTGACGCCATTGATTGGCAAAAGTTTAAGCAAGTAAAAGCGGCTAAATACCAACAACAACTTAAACCCAATTCCGATATATTGCACCGGATGAGCTTTAGATTGTTAGATGAATTAGAACAACTGTGTATTGACATAGATAAGTCACGAGACTTTTACCACAATCTATCGTCAGCGACGCAAAACTAG